The following coding sequences lie in one Spea bombifrons isolate aSpeBom1 chromosome 5, aSpeBom1.2.pri, whole genome shotgun sequence genomic window:
- the MAFA gene encoding transcription factor MafA yields MASDLAMSTELPNSPLAIEYVNDFDLMKFEVKKEPPEAERFCHRLPPGSLSSTPISTPCSSVPSSPSFCAPSPGAQSGVNPNNPNPANKPQLEDLYWMSNYQHHINPEALNLTPEDAVEALIGNPHHHHHHHQSYEGFRGQQYPGDELAPSGHHHQVHHHHHHHHNHHLRLEERFSDEQLVSMSVRELNRQLRGFSKEEVIRLKQKRRTLKNRGYAQSCRYKRVQQRHILETEKCQLQSQVEQLKQEVSRLAKERDLYKDKYEKLASRSFASRETPAQPNPGKGSSDFFM; encoded by the coding sequence ATGGCCTCAGATCTGGCCATGAGCACAGAGCTCCCCAACAGTCCCCTCGCCATAGAGTATGTCAATGACTTCGATCTGATGAAATTTGAGGTCAAGAAGGAGCCCCCAGAAGCTGAGAGGTTCTGCCACCGCCTGCCCCCAGGATCTCTTTCGTCCACCCCCATCAGCACCCCTTGCTCATCTGTGCCTTCTTCCCCCAGCTTCTGTGCCCCAAGCCCTGGGGCCCAATCCGGCGTGAACCCCAACAACCCCAACCCTGCCAACAAACCTCAGCTGGAGGACCTGTACTGGATGTCTAACTACCAGCATCATATCAACCCCGAAGCCCTGAACTTGACCCCAGAAGATGCTGTGGAGGCTCTTATAGGGAATCCccaccaccatcaccaccaccaccagagCTATGAAGGCTTCAGGGGCCAGCAGTACCCGGGGGATGaattggcaccatctgggcatCACCACCAGgttcatcatcatcaccaccaccatcacaacCACCACCTCAGGCTGGAGGAGCGGTTCTCGGATGAGCAGCTGGTGAGCATGTCTGTAAGGGAACTCAACAGGCAGCTGAGGGGCTTCAGCAAAGAGGAGGTAATACGCCTCAAACAGAAGAGAAGGACCTTGAAGAACAGGGGCTATGCCCAGTCCTGCAGGTACAAAAGGGTCCAACAGAGGCATATCCTGGAAACCGAGAAGTGTCAGCTCCAGAGCCAAGTGGAACAACTCAAGCAAGAGGTGTCCAGGCTGGCCAAGGAGAGGGATCTGTACAAGGACAAATACGAAAAGCTGGCCAGCAGGAGCTTCGCCAGCAGAGAGACCCCCGCACAGCCCAACCCTGGCAAAGGGTCTTCAGACTTCTTCATGTGA